From one Streptomyces sp. NBC_01478 genomic stretch:
- a CDS encoding M20 family metallopeptidase, whose translation MTTHKTVDVSVDAMIEDLRTLVEVESPSRDLVALRTSAETVAAVVEARLGGRAAIVDSEGGPHVHWSGDGTPRVLILGHHDTVFPLGTLARRPFLVEDGRVTGPGVFDMLGGLVQAIHGLAALEDRSGVEILVTADEEVGSGSSRALIEERALACGAVLVAEGAADGGAVKTGRKGCGTFEVSVTGRASHAGLEPAAGVNALVEAAYQVLDIAALARPEAGTTVTPTVASAGTLDNVVPARATVVVDVRIESADEKERIESAFAALAPHLDEAVITVEGSVGRPPMPESAAAELFAVARRLLPGLEGRAVGGGSDGNFTAALGVPTLDGLGAVGGGAHADHEYLLVASMAERARLVAGLVDAIRSA comes from the coding sequence GTGACCACGCACAAGACCGTCGACGTGAGTGTCGACGCGATGATCGAAGACCTCCGGACCCTCGTCGAGGTCGAGTCCCCCTCCCGTGACCTGGTCGCCTTGCGGACATCGGCAGAGACCGTGGCCGCCGTCGTCGAGGCACGCCTCGGCGGCCGGGCCGCGATCGTCGACAGCGAGGGCGGCCCGCACGTCCACTGGTCCGGCGACGGCACACCCCGGGTGCTGATCCTCGGTCACCACGACACGGTGTTCCCACTGGGCACCCTCGCGCGCCGGCCCTTCCTGGTCGAGGACGGCCGGGTGACCGGCCCCGGTGTCTTCGACATGCTCGGCGGTCTGGTGCAGGCGATCCACGGGCTGGCCGCGCTGGAGGACCGGTCGGGCGTCGAGATCCTGGTGACCGCCGACGAAGAGGTCGGCTCCGGTTCCTCCCGGGCGCTCATCGAGGAGCGCGCCCTCGCCTGCGGTGCCGTGCTCGTGGCCGAGGGTGCCGCCGACGGCGGGGCCGTGAAGACCGGCCGCAAGGGATGCGGCACCTTCGAGGTCTCCGTCACGGGCCGGGCCTCGCACGCGGGACTGGAACCCGCCGCCGGGGTCAACGCGCTGGTCGAGGCGGCGTACCAGGTGCTGGACATCGCGGCCCTGGCGCGGCCCGAGGCCGGTACGACGGTCACGCCGACCGTCGCGTCCGCGGGGACGCTGGACAACGTGGTTCCCGCGCGGGCGACCGTCGTCGTGGACGTCCGGATCGAGTCGGCCGACGAGAAGGAGCGGATCGAGTCCGCGTTCGCCGCCCTCGCCCCGCATCTCGACGAGGCCGTGATCACCGTAGAAGGAAGTGTCGGCCGGCCGCCGATGCCCGAGTCCGCGGCGGCCGAACTGTTCGCGGTGGCACGGCGGTTGCTGCCCGGTCTCGAAGGACGGGCGGTCGGCGGTGGGAGCGACGGCAACTTCACGGCCGCGCTGGGGGTGCCGACGCTCGACGGTCTGGGAGCGGTCGGGGGCGGGGCCCACGCCGACCACGAGTATCTGCTCGTCGCGTCGATGGCCGAGCGGGCGAGGCTCGTCGCCGGGCTGGTGGACGCGATCCGGAGCGCTTGA
- the argG gene encoding argininosuccinate synthase, with protein sequence MSKVLTSLPTGERVGIAFSGGLDTSVAVAWMRDKGAVPCTYTADIGQYDEPDIASVPGRAQAYGAEIARLVDCRAALVEEGLAALTCGAFHIRSGGRAYFNTTPLGRAVTGTLLVRAMLEDDVQIWGDGSTFKGNDIERFYRYGLLANPHLRIYKPWLDADFVTELGGRKEMSEWLLAHELPYRDSTEKAYSTDANIWGATHEAKTLEHLDTGVETVEPIMGVRFWDPSVEIVTEDVTIGFDQGRPVTINGKEFSSPVDLVMEANAIGGRHGLGMSDQIENRIIEAKSRGIYEAPGMALLHAAYERLVNAIHNEDTVAQYHNEGRRLGRLMYEGRWLDPQALMVRESLQRWVGSAVTGEVTLRLRRGEDYSLLDTAGPAFSYHPDKLSMERTEDSAFGPVDRIGQLTMRNLDIADSRAKLEQYAGLGLIGTGNTAIGAAQAAATGLIGSMPEGGAEAIASRGEVSEDDALLDRAAMESGTD encoded by the coding sequence ATGTCTAAGGTCCTCACCTCCCTCCCCACCGGCGAGCGCGTCGGCATCGCCTTCTCGGGCGGACTCGACACCTCCGTCGCGGTCGCCTGGATGCGCGACAAGGGTGCCGTCCCCTGCACCTACACCGCCGACATCGGCCAGTACGACGAGCCCGACATCGCCTCGGTGCCCGGCCGCGCGCAGGCCTACGGCGCCGAGATCGCGCGTCTGGTCGACTGCCGTGCGGCGCTGGTCGAGGAAGGTCTGGCCGCGCTGACCTGCGGGGCGTTCCACATCCGCTCCGGCGGGCGCGCCTATTTCAACACCACCCCGCTGGGCCGTGCCGTCACCGGCACCCTGCTGGTCCGGGCGATGCTCGAGGACGACGTCCAGATCTGGGGCGACGGCTCGACCTTCAAGGGCAACGACATCGAGCGGTTCTACCGCTACGGCCTGCTCGCCAACCCGCACCTGCGGATCTACAAGCCCTGGCTGGACGCGGACTTCGTGACCGAGCTCGGCGGCCGCAAGGAGATGTCGGAGTGGCTGCTCGCCCATGAGCTGCCCTACCGCGACAGCACGGAGAAGGCGTACTCCACCGACGCCAACATCTGGGGCGCCACCCACGAGGCGAAGACCCTGGAGCACCTGGACACGGGTGTGGAGACCGTCGAGCCGATCATGGGCGTCCGGTTCTGGGACCCGTCGGTGGAGATCGTCACCGAAGACGTGACGATCGGCTTCGACCAGGGCCGCCCGGTGACGATCAACGGCAAGGAGTTCTCCTCCCCCGTCGACCTGGTCATGGAGGCCAACGCCATCGGCGGCCGGCACGGCCTGGGCATGTCGGACCAGATCGAGAACCGGATCATCGAGGCCAAGAGCCGCGGCATCTACGAGGCGCCCGGCATGGCCCTGCTGCACGCGGCCTACGAGCGCCTCGTGAACGCGATCCACAACGAGGACACGGTCGCCCAGTACCACAACGAGGGCCGGCGCCTCGGTCGCCTGATGTACGAGGGCCGCTGGCTGGACCCGCAGGCTCTGATGGTCCGGGAGTCGCTCCAGCGCTGGGTCGGCTCGGCCGTCACCGGTGAGGTCACCCTGCGGCTGCGGCGCGGCGAGGACTACTCGCTGCTCGACACCGCGGGCCCGGCGTTCAGCTACCACCCGGACAAGCTGTCCATGGAGCGCACCGAGGACTCGGCCTTCGGCCCGGTCGACCGCATCGGCCAGCTCACCATGCGCAACCTCGACATCGCCGACTCCCGCGCCAAGCTGGAGCAGTACGCCGGCCTCGGCCTCATCGGCACCGGCAACACGGCGATCGGCGCCGCGCAGGCCGCCGCGACCGGCCTCATCGGCAGCATGCCCGAGGGCGGCGCCGAGGCCATCGCGTCCCGCGGCGAGGTCTCCGAGGACGACGCGCTGCTCGACCGCGCCGCGATGGAGTCTGGCACGGACTGA
- a CDS encoding ABC transporter substrate-binding protein: protein MSNIRITRKVLVAAGTVLALTGAAACSSSSDSGSSGSKGGASGKKVRLITGVKSDPFYITMTCAAQTEAKAKGMDFSADGSAQWDVSVQRPLIDSVAATRPDGLLISPVDVSALTPSLKQIQSSGTKVALVDTTVSDSSIGITRISSDNEKGGRVAADALAKLMNEKGSAIVISVKPGVSTTDARIKGFTEEMAKYPNIKLLPTLYDNDLPATAASQIQATLAAHPDLAGVFAGNTNTGTGIATGLKQAGKQGKVQVAAFDAEPDEVASLKAGTLQVLVAQDPAAIGKEAVDQLAAAFEGKTVQKSIGTSMVAITKANMNQPEISKYFYKAGC from the coding sequence ATGTCGAACATCCGCATCACGCGCAAAGTACTGGTCGCCGCGGGCACCGTGCTGGCCCTGACCGGCGCCGCCGCCTGCAGTTCGTCGAGCGACAGCGGCAGTTCGGGGTCGAAGGGAGGCGCCTCCGGCAAGAAGGTCCGGCTGATCACCGGCGTCAAGAGCGACCCCTTCTACATCACCATGACCTGCGCGGCGCAGACCGAGGCCAAGGCCAAGGGCATGGACTTCTCCGCGGACGGCTCCGCGCAGTGGGACGTGTCGGTCCAGCGCCCGCTCATCGACTCGGTCGCGGCGACCCGGCCGGACGGGCTGCTGATCTCGCCGGTCGACGTGAGCGCGCTCACCCCCTCGCTCAAGCAGATCCAGTCGTCCGGGACCAAGGTCGCGCTGGTGGACACCACGGTCTCCGACTCCTCGATCGGCATCACCCGCATCTCGTCCGACAACGAGAAGGGCGGCCGGGTGGCGGCCGACGCGCTCGCCAAGCTGATGAACGAGAAGGGCTCGGCGATCGTCATCAGCGTCAAGCCCGGCGTCTCCACCACCGACGCGCGCATCAAGGGCTTCACCGAGGAGATGGCGAAGTACCCGAACATCAAGTTGCTGCCGACCCTCTACGACAACGACCTGCCGGCCACCGCGGCCTCCCAGATCCAGGCGACGCTGGCGGCCCACCCCGACCTGGCCGGCGTCTTCGCGGGCAACACCAACACCGGTACGGGCATAGCCACCGGCCTCAAGCAGGCGGGCAAGCAGGGCAAGGTGCAGGTCGCCGCGTTCGACGCGGAACCGGACGAGGTCGCCTCGCTCAAGGCGGGCACCCTCCAGGTCCTGGTCGCGCAGGACCCGGCGGCGATCGGCAAGGAGGCCGTCGACCAGCTCGCCGCCGCCTTCGAGGGCAAGACCGTCCAGAAGTCGATCGGCACCAGCATGGTCGCCATCACCAAGGCGAACATGAACCAGCCCGAGATCAGCAAGTACTTCTACAAGGCGGGGTGTTGA
- a CDS encoding ABC transporter permease, which yields MSTDSQDIKPAAPAQAAPPADGGRLAIPPWLRRAAGISELWTFVILVALVAFFTIAAPGKFFTTYDITQIAVNAAIYLVLGVGMTFVIITAGIDLSIGSVLVLAAVAAGEYNIHHGGPTAGWFTVAVCVVIALAVGAGWGALQGAVVATGKVPPLIVTLGGLGAALGIAELATGGQDPAGAAATHLQNSLGFGKLLGIPWMVILAAVVTALFGAVLGATKFGSHTLAIGSNPTAVRRAGIPVGRHLIKVYGLMGLLAGLGAVMWLASYGTTSIAGHSTDNLKVITAVVLGGTSLFGGRGSVLGTVIGVFIPAVLTTGLIVIGVQQYWQDVAVGVVLVAAVYIDQMRRKTRERA from the coding sequence ATGAGCACCGACAGCCAGGACATCAAACCGGCCGCCCCCGCGCAGGCCGCGCCACCGGCCGACGGCGGACGCCTCGCGATACCCCCGTGGCTCCGACGGGCCGCCGGCATCAGCGAGTTGTGGACCTTCGTGATCCTCGTCGCGCTGGTCGCGTTCTTCACGATCGCGGCACCGGGCAAGTTCTTCACCACGTACGACATCACGCAGATCGCCGTGAACGCGGCCATCTATCTGGTGCTCGGCGTCGGCATGACGTTCGTGATCATCACCGCGGGCATCGACCTGTCGATCGGCTCGGTGCTGGTGCTGGCGGCGGTGGCCGCTGGCGAGTACAACATCCACCACGGCGGCCCGACCGCGGGCTGGTTCACGGTCGCGGTCTGTGTCGTCATCGCCCTTGCCGTGGGCGCGGGTTGGGGCGCGCTGCAGGGAGCGGTGGTGGCGACCGGGAAGGTGCCCCCGCTGATCGTGACCCTGGGCGGGCTCGGCGCGGCACTGGGCATCGCCGAACTCGCCACCGGCGGCCAGGACCCGGCGGGCGCCGCGGCCACCCACCTCCAGAACAGCCTGGGATTCGGCAAGTTGCTCGGCATCCCGTGGATGGTGATCCTCGCCGCGGTGGTCACCGCCCTGTTCGGCGCGGTCCTCGGCGCCACGAAGTTCGGCAGCCACACCCTGGCGATCGGCTCCAACCCGACCGCCGTCCGCCGCGCGGGCATCCCGGTGGGCCGCCATCTGATCAAGGTCTACGGCCTGATGGGGCTCCTCGCCGGTCTCGGCGCGGTGATGTGGCTGGCCTCGTACGGCACGACGTCCATCGCCGGGCACTCCACCGACAACCTGAAGGTGATCACCGCGGTGGTGCTGGGCGGCACCAGCCTCTTCGGCGGGCGGGGGTCGGTCCTGGGCACCGTGATCGGCGTGTTCATCCCGGCGGTGCTCACCACCGGACTGATCGTCATCGGCGTTCAGCAGTACTGGCAGGACGTCGCCGTCGGTGTCGTCCTGGTCGCCGCCGTCTACATCGACCAGATGCGCAGGAAGACCCGGGAGCGCGCATGA
- a CDS encoding ATP-binding cassette domain-containing protein → MASAREPLLAAHGVVKRFGHVQALSGADFTAYAGEVVALIGDNGAGKSTLVNVLSGVLTPDEGEVRLDGVPVRFTGPMDAQRHGVETVYQDLSLAPDLDAAANLYLGRELVRGGLLGRLGVLDRPTMRRQAIAAFGELGVELKDVTAPVTTLSGGQRQSVAVARAVAFANKVIFMDEPTAALGVVQRARVLETVRRVADRGICVVLISHNMPEVLSVADRVEVLRLGRRVASFTAADATIEKLVGAMTGSLDEPAPGGNHAPTGATQAEDGR, encoded by the coding sequence ATGGCCTCTGCAAGAGAACCACTTCTCGCGGCACACGGCGTGGTCAAGCGTTTCGGCCATGTCCAGGCGCTCTCGGGCGCCGACTTCACGGCGTACGCCGGCGAGGTCGTCGCACTGATCGGTGACAACGGCGCCGGCAAGTCGACTTTGGTGAACGTCCTTTCGGGCGTGCTCACCCCGGACGAGGGCGAGGTGCGCCTGGACGGGGTGCCGGTCCGCTTCACGGGTCCGATGGACGCGCAACGGCACGGAGTCGAGACCGTCTACCAGGATCTTTCGCTCGCGCCGGACCTGGACGCGGCGGCAAATCTCTATCTCGGCAGGGAACTTGTCCGCGGAGGCCTGCTCGGCCGCCTGGGCGTGCTCGACCGGCCCACCATGCGCCGGCAGGCGATCGCGGCGTTCGGTGAACTCGGCGTGGAGCTGAAAGATGTGACGGCTCCTGTGACAACGTTGTCAGGAGGGCAACGGCAGTCGGTGGCCGTGGCGCGCGCGGTCGCCTTCGCCAACAAGGTCATCTTCATGGACGAGCCGACCGCCGCCCTGGGCGTCGTCCAGCGCGCCCGGGTCCTGGAGACCGTCCGCAGGGTCGCCGACCGGGGCATCTGCGTCGTCCTGATCAGCCACAACATGCCCGAGGTGCTGTCGGTCGCCGACCGGGTCGAAGTACTGCGGCTGGGGCGCCGGGTCGCCTCGTTCACCGCGGCCGACGCCACGATCGAGAAACTCGTCGGCGCCATGACCGGATCGCTGGACGAGCCCGCGCCCGGCGGGAACCACGCCCCGACCGGTGCGACACAAGCGGAGGACGGGCGATGA
- a CDS encoding LacI family DNA-binding transcriptional regulator → MKDVAAEAGVSVMTVSRVVNGEAGVAPRTAARVAAAVRKLGYQRDDVARQLRRRDRLSQTIGLMVDNVADPFMAAVASATEDVAHRRGNMVLIGSSRADPRREREVVAAFTARRVDGLILTPVAGDHRFLRSAQARGTKIVCVDRAAPGLDVDTVVVDNFGAVRQAVRHLIAYGHRRIGYLGDKPEIWTFGERHRGYLAALDAAGIDADPALARHGLRSGADAARAVTAILSAPEPPTAVLAGNEVLALGVLAVLPATVAFIAFDDIALAARLTPPVTVIAQDPVALATSAAHLLFARIHGDTSPPRRIVMPTELIPRGSGEIPGPGTPTATPRR, encoded by the coding sequence ATGAAAGATGTGGCCGCGGAAGCGGGCGTGAGCGTGATGACGGTGTCCCGGGTGGTCAACGGCGAGGCCGGCGTGGCGCCCCGCACCGCCGCCCGGGTGGCGGCCGCCGTCCGCAAGCTGGGCTATCAACGCGACGACGTGGCACGGCAGTTGCGCCGCAGGGACCGACTCAGCCAGACCATCGGACTGATGGTGGACAACGTTGCCGACCCCTTCATGGCCGCCGTCGCCTCGGCCACCGAGGACGTCGCCCACCGGCGCGGCAACATGGTCCTCATCGGCTCCAGCCGGGCCGATCCGCGCCGTGAACGCGAGGTCGTCGCGGCCTTCACCGCGCGCCGCGTCGACGGGCTGATCCTCACCCCGGTCGCGGGCGACCACCGTTTTCTGCGCTCGGCGCAGGCGCGGGGGACGAAGATCGTGTGCGTGGACCGGGCGGCGCCGGGCCTGGACGTGGACACCGTGGTGGTGGACAACTTCGGCGCGGTACGGCAGGCGGTACGCCATCTGATCGCGTACGGGCACCGCCGTATCGGCTACCTCGGCGACAAGCCGGAGATCTGGACCTTCGGCGAGCGCCACCGCGGCTATCTGGCGGCGCTCGACGCCGCGGGCATCGACGCCGATCCGGCGCTCGCCCGGCACGGGCTGCGGTCCGGCGCGGACGCCGCCCGTGCCGTCACCGCGATCCTCTCCGCACCGGAGCCGCCGACGGCCGTCCTCGCGGGCAACGAGGTCCTCGCGCTGGGCGTGCTGGCCGTGCTCCCGGCGACGGTCGCGTTCATCGCCTTCGACGACATCGCGCTCGCCGCGCGGCTGACGCCGCCGGTCACGGTGATCGCGCAGGACCCGGTCGCCCTCGCGACGAGCGCCGCGCATCTGCTGTTCGCCCGGATCCACGGGGACACGTCACCGCCGCGCAGGATCGTCATGCCGACCGAGCTGATCCCGCGCGGGTCGGGGGAGATCCCGGGCCCCGGTACGCCGACCGCGACTCCTCGGCGCTGA
- a CDS encoding DUF4177 domain-containing protein, whose product MSNAYTFEYKVVSFRESLIGDALDGDKLEKVLNKHAEDGWGLKAITAADVKGRIGPGAVEGLLLTFERPRA is encoded by the coding sequence ATGAGCAACGCCTACACGTTCGAGTACAAGGTCGTCAGCTTCCGGGAGTCGCTGATTGGCGACGCGCTGGACGGCGACAAGCTGGAGAAGGTCCTCAACAAGCACGCGGAGGACGGCTGGGGCCTCAAGGCCATCACCGCCGCCGACGTCAAGGGCCGCATCGGCCCCGGCGCGGTCGAGGGCCTGCTCCTCACCTTCGAGCGGCCTCGCGCGTAA